In a genomic window of Curtobacterium sp. MCBD17_035:
- a CDS encoding TetR/AcrR family transcriptional regulator, producing the protein MTMVDARILHTTAALRGAILGLAADRPVSAITVADVTRAAGINRATFYSHAVSPGSLLADVLTPELDSIRDEDAALREVPGADPSTITRRGISAVVEHIVAHREIYRWALPDPNDASLHRLLAEHFRVSCVAHIAGMAPEDRPEVLHDVAAGFVAQGFVGAITVWVAGPRRSRKALVDTITASLPAWWR; encoded by the coding sequence ATGACCATGGTCGACGCGCGGATCCTGCACACCACGGCGGCGCTGCGTGGGGCCATCCTCGGGCTCGCAGCCGACCGGCCGGTGTCGGCCATCACCGTCGCGGACGTCACGCGCGCCGCTGGCATCAACCGCGCGACGTTCTACTCCCACGCGGTCTCCCCCGGCTCGCTCCTCGCCGACGTCCTGACGCCCGAGCTCGACAGCATCCGCGACGAGGACGCCGCGCTCCGCGAGGTCCCGGGCGCCGACCCGAGCACGATCACCCGCAGGGGCATCAGCGCCGTCGTCGAGCACATCGTCGCGCACCGCGAGATCTACCGGTGGGCACTCCCCGACCCGAACGACGCCTCGCTGCATCGGCTGCTCGCCGAGCACTTCCGGGTGTCGTGCGTCGCGCACATCGCCGGCATGGCGCCCGAGGACCGGCCCGAGGTCCTCCACGACGTCGCCGCGGGGTTCGTCGCACAGGGATTCGTCGGCGCGATCACCGTCTGGGTCGCCGGTCCGCGGCGGTCACGAAAGGCGCTCGTCGACACGATCACCGCGTCGCTCCCCGCCTGGTGGCGCTGA
- a CDS encoding S53 family peptidase has product MPTPKLTPHRRVLVGVIAAACVAGTSLLAAAPANAATRAPLGNSVPSWATHANDSGTVAADTSVEGEVYLPLRDLAGATALATAVSTPGNPQYRTPLSPAAWIAKYAPTKADVDQVTSYLRAQGLTISGVPASHQYVVFRGPAATVQSVMGTTLHEYRHDGRSLVAPSSTPSLPTAIAAKVSGVSVDQGRFTTRPEIVGQGQTPAATTPSHVFAQSTTAPAAVNAQCSAYTGQHTATVPAAYGTTTVDTFNCGYIPSQLRSAYGVSALEARGVQGQGQTVAIIDAYASPTIIHDTNTYSASHGEPQLTSSTFSQKIPSVSQFTDQEACAEPSGWQGEETLDVESVHAVAPAASILYVGGTNCGGGLDIAMSRILDGGLADIVSNSYGNTGEDVPLSTLQGEENIQLQAAGEGIGLYFSSGDNGDETAALGQPEPDFPASSPWVTAVGGTSLGIDAAGRKAYETGWGDTLDKIVSTNGTDSYAAPLPGNLFGGGAGGGASTYFAQPSYQKGIVPAGLANGKRVSPDLGALADPYTGFSIGIRPIKDDSTLAAAAYETETYGGTSLASPITAALMALVQQTTHSRIGFANPTLYAVDRVAPSLFNDVTPPASPIALAYTSATSGNSYLVTLNTDTSLTTARGYDDVTGLGSVSFDLLTALAKAKV; this is encoded by the coding sequence GTGCCAACTCCCAAACTCACCCCTCATCGACGAGTCCTCGTCGGTGTCATCGCCGCGGCGTGCGTCGCCGGCACCTCGCTCCTCGCCGCGGCCCCCGCCAACGCGGCCACCCGTGCGCCGCTGGGCAACTCCGTCCCGTCGTGGGCGACCCACGCGAACGACAGCGGGACCGTCGCCGCCGACACGAGCGTGGAGGGCGAGGTCTACCTGCCGCTCCGCGACCTGGCCGGGGCGACCGCCCTCGCCACGGCGGTGTCGACGCCCGGCAACCCGCAGTACCGCACGCCGCTGTCGCCGGCCGCGTGGATCGCGAAGTACGCGCCCACCAAGGCCGACGTCGACCAGGTGACGAGCTACCTGCGCGCGCAGGGCCTGACGATCTCGGGCGTCCCCGCGAGCCACCAGTACGTGGTCTTCCGCGGTCCCGCTGCCACGGTCCAGAGCGTCATGGGCACGACGCTCCACGAGTACCGCCACGACGGTCGCTCGCTCGTCGCGCCGTCCTCCACGCCGTCCCTGCCGACCGCGATCGCGGCGAAGGTCTCCGGTGTCAGCGTCGACCAGGGCCGGTTCACCACGCGTCCCGAGATCGTCGGGCAGGGGCAGACGCCCGCCGCCACCACACCGTCGCACGTGTTCGCTCAGTCGACCACGGCGCCGGCCGCGGTGAACGCGCAGTGCTCGGCCTACACCGGGCAGCACACCGCGACCGTCCCGGCCGCGTACGGCACGACCACCGTCGACACCTTCAACTGCGGCTACATCCCGTCGCAGCTGCGGTCCGCCTACGGTGTCTCGGCGCTCGAGGCACGGGGCGTCCAGGGCCAGGGGCAGACCGTCGCGATCATCGACGCGTACGCGTCGCCGACGATCATCCACGACACGAACACCTACTCGGCCAGCCACGGTGAGCCCCAGCTGACGAGCAGCACGTTCTCGCAGAAGATCCCGTCGGTGTCGCAGTTCACCGACCAGGAGGCCTGCGCGGAGCCGAGCGGCTGGCAGGGCGAGGAGACGCTCGACGTCGAGTCCGTGCACGCGGTCGCGCCCGCGGCGTCGATCCTGTACGTCGGTGGCACGAACTGCGGCGGGGGCCTGGACATCGCGATGTCCCGGATCCTCGACGGCGGCCTGGCCGACATCGTCAGCAACAGCTACGGCAACACCGGCGAGGACGTCCCGCTGTCGACCCTGCAGGGCGAGGAGAACATCCAGCTGCAGGCCGCCGGCGAGGGCATCGGCCTGTACTTCTCGAGCGGTGACAACGGCGACGAGACGGCGGCCCTCGGGCAGCCCGAGCCGGACTTCCCGGCCTCGTCCCCGTGGGTCACGGCGGTCGGCGGGACGAGCCTCGGCATCGACGCGGCGGGTCGCAAGGCCTACGAGACCGGCTGGGGGGACACGCTCGACAAGATCGTGTCGACGAACGGCACGGACTCCTACGCGGCACCGCTGCCCGGCAACCTGTTCGGTGGCGGCGCGGGTGGCGGTGCGAGCACGTACTTCGCCCAGCCGAGCTACCAGAAGGGCATCGTCCCCGCCGGTCTCGCGAACGGCAAGCGCGTCTCGCCGGACCTCGGGGCGCTGGCCGACCCGTACACCGGGTTCTCGATCGGCATCCGTCCGATCAAGGACGACAGCACGCTCGCCGCGGCGGCCTACGAGACCGAGACCTACGGTGGGACCTCGCTCGCGTCGCCGATCACGGCGGCCCTGATGGCGCTCGTCCAGCAGACGACCCACTCGCGGATCGGGTTCGCGAACCCGACGCTCTACGCGGTCGACCGCGTGGCCCCGTCGCTGTTCAACGACGTGACCCCGCCAGCCTCGCCGATCGCGCTGGCGTACACGAGTGCCACGAGCGGGAACAGCTACCTGGTCACGCTCAACACGGACACGTCGCTCACGACCGCGCGCGGCTACGACGACGTCACCGGCCTCGGCTCGGTGTCGTTCGACCTGCTCACCGCGCTCGCGAAGGCGAAGGTCTAG
- a CDS encoding multidrug effflux MFS transporter, whose amino-acid sequence MTAPATGALTVVHPGDALRRSQRLVYVVVLGALTALGPFTIDLYLPAFPSLERAFDISAGAVQLTLTATTVGFAVGQLLVGPWSDRVGRRLPLILATSLHIVASVAASLAPNLETLAVLRFLQGMGAAAGVVVAMAMVRDLFGGIPLVRMLSRLAMVNGLAPILAPLIGSQMLRVVDWRGVFVFLACYGAVVIIAMISLIVETLPRERRHDVGHASVRDRYRALFSDRVFVGVALIGAMVFSGLFSYLSASPFLFQQVYGLSTQQYGVLFAVNSLGVVIGVQVSSRLARRVGPQWILACSTAVLLVSAVAIAVFDSVGVGRAGVFVPLWFFICACGFSFPQIQVLGLAAHGKEAATAASLLGAMNFGVAGIISPVVGLLGIGSAVPMAEVMAATAVVAVFVLWFVVRPRTVPALSH is encoded by the coding sequence GTGACCGCCCCTGCCACCGGCGCCCTGACCGTCGTCCACCCCGGCGACGCTCTGCGTCGCTCCCAGCGCCTCGTCTACGTGGTCGTCCTCGGCGCGCTCACGGCGCTCGGGCCGTTCACGATCGACCTCTACCTGCCCGCGTTCCCGTCGCTCGAGCGTGCCTTCGACATCAGCGCCGGAGCGGTGCAGCTCACGCTCACCGCCACGACGGTCGGCTTCGCCGTCGGCCAGCTCCTCGTCGGGCCGTGGAGCGACCGCGTCGGGCGGCGGCTCCCGCTCATCCTCGCCACGTCCCTCCACATCGTGGCCTCGGTGGCCGCGTCCCTCGCGCCGAACCTCGAGACGTTGGCCGTGCTCCGGTTCCTCCAGGGGATGGGCGCCGCGGCGGGCGTCGTCGTGGCCATGGCCATGGTGCGCGACCTCTTCGGGGGCATCCCGCTCGTGCGCATGCTGTCGCGGTTGGCGATGGTGAACGGGCTCGCCCCGATCCTGGCCCCGCTCATCGGCTCGCAGATGCTGCGCGTCGTCGACTGGCGTGGGGTGTTCGTGTTCCTGGCCTGCTACGGGGCGGTGGTGATCATCGCGATGATCAGCCTCATCGTCGAGACGCTCCCGCGCGAGCGCCGCCACGACGTCGGACACGCGTCGGTACGGGACCGGTACCGCGCACTGTTCTCGGACCGGGTGTTCGTCGGCGTCGCGCTCATCGGAGCGATGGTGTTCAGCGGCCTGTTCTCGTACCTGTCCGCGTCGCCGTTCCTGTTCCAGCAGGTGTACGGCCTCAGCACCCAGCAGTACGGCGTCCTGTTCGCGGTCAACTCGTTGGGCGTCGTGATCGGCGTGCAGGTGTCGTCGCGCCTCGCACGGCGCGTCGGCCCGCAGTGGATCCTCGCCTGCTCCACCGCCGTCCTGCTCGTCAGCGCGGTCGCCATCGCCGTGTTCGACTCCGTCGGGGTGGGGCGCGCGGGCGTGTTCGTGCCCCTGTGGTTCTTCATCTGTGCGTGTGGGTTCTCGTTCCCGCAGATCCAGGTGCTCGGGCTCGCAGCCCACGGCAAGGAGGCCGCGACGGCGGCGTCACTGCTCGGCGCGATGAACTTCGGCGTGGCCGGCATCATCTCGCCGGTCGTCGGCCTGCTCGGCATCGGCTCCGCCGTGCCCATGGCCGAGGTCATGGCCGCCACCGCCGTCGTGGCCGTGTTCGTGCTCTGGTTCGTGGTCCGGCCGCGCACGGTGCCGGCGCTGTCGCACTGA